A region of Arabidopsis thaliana chromosome 5, partial sequence DNA encodes the following proteins:
- the IQD24 gene encoding IQ-domain 24 (IQ-domain 24 (IQD24); CONTAINS InterPro DOMAIN/s: IQ calmodulin-binding region (InterPro:IPR000048); BEST Arabidopsis thaliana protein match is: IQ-domain 23 (TAIR:AT5G62070.1); Has 1807 Blast hits to 1807 proteins in 277 species: Archae - 0; Bacteria - 0; Metazoa - 736; Fungi - 347; Plants - 385; Viruses - 0; Other Eukaryotes - 339 (source: NCBI BLink).): protein MGFFGRLFGSKKQEKATPNRRRWSFATRSSHPENDSSSHSSKRRGDEDVLNGDKHAIAVAAATAAVAEAALAAARAAAEVVRLTNGGRNSSVKQISRSNRRWSQEYKAAMKIQSAFRGYLARRALRALKALVKLQALVKGHIVRKQTADMLRRMQTLVRLQARARASRSSHVSDSSHPPTLMIPSSPQSFHARCVSEAEYSKVIAMDHHHNNHRSPMGSSRLLDQWRTEESLWSAPKYNEDDDKILEVDTWKPHFRESPRKRGSLVVPTSVENSPQLRSRTGSSSGGSRRKTPFTPARSEYEYYSGYHPNYMANTESYKAKVRSQSAPRQRLQDLPSESGYKRSIQGQYYYYTPAAERSFDQRSDNGIAGYRGVSDGLDRNQSDKSKMYTSFFSSNPLFFQ, encoded by the exons ATGGGTTTCTTTGGAAGACTGTTCGGAagtaagaagcaagaaaaggCAACACCGAACAGACGAAGATGGAGCTTCGCTACTAGATCCTCACATCCCGAGAATGATTCGTCTTCTCATTCAAGCAAGAGACGTGGGGATGAAGATGTCTTAAACGGCGACAAGCATGCGATAGCCGTCGCGGCTGCTACAGCTGCAGTGGCTGAAGCCGCACTCGCTGCTGCTCGTGCGGCGGCGGAAGTCGTGAGACTCACCAATGGTGGTAGAAACTCGTCGGTAAAACAAATCAGTCGGAGTAATCGTCGGTGGTCTCAAGAGTATAAAGCAGCTATGAAGATTCAATCCGCTTTTCGTGGCTACTTG GCGAGGAGGGCGTTGAGAGCACTGAAGGCATTAGTGAAGCTTCAAGCGTTGGTGAAGGGACACATAGTAAGGAAACAAACGGCTGATATGCTGCGTCGAATGCAAACGCTGGTTCGGCTCCAAGCACGAGCTAGAGCTTCGCGTTCTTCTCACGTTTCTGACTCTTCCCATCCGCCAACACTAATGATTCCATCTTCCCCACAATCTTTCCATGCACGATGCGTTTCAGAGGCTGAGTACAGTAAAGTCATTGCCATGGATCACCACCACAACAACCACCGTTCACCGATGGGTTCAAGCCGGTTATTAGACCAATGGAGGACAGAGGAAAGTCTATGGAGCGCACCAAAGTacaatgaagatgatgacaaAATCCTAGAAGTCGACACTTGGAAGCCTCACTTCAGAGAGTCACCAAGGAAAAGAGGATCTCTAGTGGTTCCTACAAGTGTGGAGAACAGTCCACAATTAAGGTCTAGAACAGGAAGCAGCAGTGGTGGTTCAAGGAGAAAAACTCCCTTCACGCCTGCGAGAAGCGAGTACGAGTACTACTCTGGGTATCACCCTAACTACATGGCTAACACTGAGTCTTACAAAGCAAAAGTCCGATCACAAAGCGCACCAAGACAGAGACTACAAGATTTACCTTCAGAGAGTGGTTACAAGAGGTCTATACAGGGACAGTATTACTACTACACGCCTGCTGCAGAGCGATCGTTTGATCAGCGTTCGGATAACGGGATCGCGGGTTACAGAGGAGTTTCTGATGGGTTAGATCGAAACCAAAGTGACAAATCGAAGATGTACACTTCGTTTTTCAGTTCTAAtcctcttttctttcaatAG
- a CDS encoding START (StAR-related lipid-transfer) lipid-binding domain-containing protein (START (StAR-related lipid-transfer) lipid-binding domain; CONTAINS InterPro DOMAIN/s: Lipid-binding START (InterPro:IPR002913); BEST Arabidopsis thaliana protein match is: START (StAR-related lipid-transfer) lipid-binding domain (TAIR:AT4G26920.1); Has 440 Blast hits to 414 proteins in 33 species: Archae - 0; Bacteria - 0; Metazoa - 0; Fungi - 0; Plants - 440; Viruses - 0; Other Eukaryotes - 0 (source: NCBI BLink).), with product MYHHLQTRIFLHQQNDLLRAENRARIHAMTSPSICRSCEEPIISTEERELWLENARLRSEIDTLTCFIWRLNSFRNLYPAFATSLTEVGYGVAVMTSLSLKEVVFLARQRTPMWTSNGRLNLDEYYSKLFPWYARNAPGFVHEVSRASAFVPCDASSLVANLMNHVSWQKIFPSIIADVSVESQQRGLQKINVNFMPQISPLIQTRNVKLLRRSRHIEDDTWAIAEISMYFSSYAQHLRPEYMRFPSGYLIQHIANGISKVTILDHWVYKEEEGMNTFNSNSEFGAQRWLTALQKHYYNTCPVSIPSIGHNIQIFDQICRKNLLNLSSFMVNVFCSGVCGITGQRWNRLNTVGVSANNIRMFTQESRGMSGIPCVLVSATGLARMHTKPEVMFGLINGAEKQEIWSYLESAKDMKELIRIGRHPNSWNEVSVFSIEWKGSKEWYLIQETYYDESGAMIIHTCVEAPYFAAAINGGDLSGVELLPSGFTIIPCESQECFVTASCYVKADQTMVTSPNELGSYMENMVTNILGNVQNALPVHR from the exons atgtatcatcatcttcaaacGAGGATTTTTCTCCACCAACAAAATGATTTGCTGAGAGCAGAAAACAGAGCTAGGATTCATGCTATGACCTCTCCATCAATCTGCAGATCTTGTGAGGAGCCCATCATTTCAACCGAAGAGAGGGAGCTATGGTTGGAGAATGCTCGTCTTCGGTCCGAGATTGATACATTGACTTGTTTCATATGGAGATTAAATTCGTTCAGGAACCTATATCCCGCATTTGCTACGTCTTTGACTGAAGTGGGTTACGGAGTGGCGGTTATGACGTCACTTTCGCTGAAAGAAGTTGTTTTTCTTGCGAGGCAAAGAACTCCGATGTGGACAAGTAACGGGAGATTGAATCTCGACGAATACTACTCTAAATTATTTCCTTGGTACGCAAGAAACGCACCCGGGTTTGTACATGAGGTATCAAGAGCTTCTGCTTTTGTCCCATGTGATGCTTCATCGCTCGTGGCAAATCTTATGAATCAT GTAAGTTGGCAAAAAATCTTTCCGTCAATCATCGCGGATGTGTCTGTGGAATCACAACAACGGGGATTGCAAAAG ATTAATGTGAATTTTATGCCACAAATCTCTCCTCTCATTCAAACTCGGAATGTGAAACTTCTTCGACGCTCGAGGCATATAGAGGATGATACATGGGCTATTGCAGAAATTTCTATGTATTTCAGCTCATATGCGCAACATTTACGTCCTGAATATATGAGATTTCCTTCTGGATATCTTATCCAACATATAGCCAATGGTATCTCTAAG GTAACCATTCTCGACCATTGGGTttacaaggaagaagaaggcatGAACACTTTCAATTCAAACTCTGAATTTGGTGCACAGAGATGGCTCACTGCTCTCCAAAAGCATTACTACAACACCTGCCCCGTTTCTATTCCTTCAATTGGTCACAATATTCAAA TATTCGACCAGATCTGTCGCAAGAACTTGCTTAACCTATCTTCATTTATGGTTAACGTATTTTGTTCGGGAGTTTGCGGGATAACTGGACAAAGGTGGAATCGGTTGAATACAGTTGGAGTTTCGGCTAATAACATTAGAATGTTCACGCAAGAAAGTCGAGGCATGAGTGGGATCCCTTGCGTTTTGGTTAGCGCTACCGGTTTAGCTAGAATGCACACTAAACCAGAAGTAATGTTTGGATTAATCAACGGtgcagaaaaacaagaaatatgGAGTTATTTAGAGTCTGCTAAAGATATGAAAGAACTAATTCGTATCGGAAGACATCCTAATTCATGGAATGAAGTCTCTGTTTTCAGCATTGAG TGGAAGGGTTCGAAGGAGTGGTATCTGATTCAAGAAACATACTACGATGAATCAGGAGCAATGATAATCCACACTTGCGTAGAAGCGCCATATTTTGCAGCTGCAATAAACGGTGGGGATTTGTCTGGCGTCGAACTGTTACCCAGTGGATTCACCATAATACCATGCGAATCACAAGAATGTTTCGTGACAGCTAGTTGTTATGTTAAGGCTGACCAAACTATGGTCACGAGTCCAAATGAGCTGGGGAGTTATATGGAGAACATGGTCACTAACATTCTAGGAAATGTCCAAAATGCTCTTCCAGTCCACCGTTGA
- the IQD24 gene encoding IQ-domain 24, with protein MYHTLASPFPIVSSFLFVLVKNKKNNKKNLNRRKFRQEFSSYNELSMGFFGRLFGSKKQEKATPNRRRWSFATRSSHPENDSSSHSSKRRGDEDVLNGDKHAIAVAAATAAVAEAALAAARAAAEVVRLTNGGRNSSVKQISRSNRRWSQEYKAAMKIQSAFRGYLARRALRALKALVKLQALVKGHIVRKQTADMLRRMQTLVRLQARARASRSSHVSDSSHPPTLMIPSSPQSFHARCVSEAEYSKVIAMDHHHNNHRSPMGSSRLLDQWRTEESLWSAPKYNEDDDKILEVDTWKPHFRESPRKRGSLVVPTSVENSPQLRSRTGSSSGGSRRKTPFTPARSEYEYYSGYHPNYMANTESYKAKVRSQSAPRQRLQDLPSESGYKRSIQGQYYYYTPAAERSFDQRSDNGIAGYRGVSDGLDRNQSDKSKMYTSFFSSNPLFFQ; from the exons ATGTATCACACTTTAGCTTCTCCATTCCCAattgtctcttcttttctttttgtacttgtcaaaaacaaaaagaacaacaaaaaaaatctcaaccgTAGAAAATTCCGACAAGAGTTCAGTTCATACAATGAACTAAGTATGGGTTTCTTTGGAAGACTGTTCGGAagtaagaagcaagaaaaggCAACACCGAACAGACGAAGATGGAGCTTCGCTACTAGATCCTCACATCCCGAGAATGATTCGTCTTCTCATTCAAGCAAGAGACGTGGGGATGAAGATGTCTTAAACGGCGACAAGCATGCGATAGCCGTCGCGGCTGCTACAGCTGCAGTGGCTGAAGCCGCACTCGCTGCTGCTCGTGCGGCGGCGGAAGTCGTGAGACTCACCAATGGTGGTAGAAACTCGTCGGTAAAACAAATCAGTCGGAGTAATCGTCGGTGGTCTCAAGAGTATAAAGCAGCTATGAAGATTCAATCCGCTTTTCGTGGCTACTTG GCGAGGAGGGCGTTGAGAGCACTGAAGGCATTAGTGAAGCTTCAAGCGTTGGTGAAGGGACACATAGTAAGGAAACAAACGGCTGATATGCTGCGTCGAATGCAAACGCTGGTTCGGCTCCAAGCACGAGCTAGAGCTTCGCGTTCTTCTCACGTTTCTGACTCTTCCCATCCGCCAACACTAATGATTCCATCTTCCCCACAATCTTTCCATGCACGATGCGTTTCAGAGGCTGAGTACAGTAAAGTCATTGCCATGGATCACCACCACAACAACCACCGTTCACCGATGGGTTCAAGCCGGTTATTAGACCAATGGAGGACAGAGGAAAGTCTATGGAGCGCACCAAAGTacaatgaagatgatgacaaAATCCTAGAAGTCGACACTTGGAAGCCTCACTTCAGAGAGTCACCAAGGAAAAGAGGATCTCTAGTGGTTCCTACAAGTGTGGAGAACAGTCCACAATTAAGGTCTAGAACAGGAAGCAGCAGTGGTGGTTCAAGGAGAAAAACTCCCTTCACGCCTGCGAGAAGCGAGTACGAGTACTACTCTGGGTATCACCCTAACTACATGGCTAACACTGAGTCTTACAAAGCAAAAGTCCGATCACAAAGCGCACCAAGACAGAGACTACAAGATTTACCTTCAGAGAGTGGTTACAAGAGGTCTATACAGGGACAGTATTACTACTACACGCCTGCTGCAGAGCGATCGTTTGATCAGCGTTCGGATAACGGGATCGCGGGTTACAGAGGAGTTTCTGATGGGTTAGATCGAAACCAAAGTGACAAATCGAAGATGTACACTTCGTTTTTCAGTTCTAAtcctcttttctttcaatAG
- the RBL3 gene encoding RHOMBOID-like protein 3 (RHOMBOID-like protein 3 (RBL3); FUNCTIONS IN: serine-type endopeptidase activity; LOCATED IN: integral to membrane; EXPRESSED IN: 24 plant structures; EXPRESSED DURING: 15 growth stages; CONTAINS InterPro DOMAIN/s: Peptidase S54, rhomboid (InterPro:IPR002610); BEST Arabidopsis thaliana protein match is: RHOMBOID-like 2 (TAIR:AT1G63120.1); Has 1807 Blast hits to 1807 proteins in 277 species: Archae - 0; Bacteria - 0; Metazoa - 736; Fungi - 347; Plants - 385; Viruses - 0; Other Eukaryotes - 339 (source: NCBI BLink).) — translation MAVGDDDLENRMSAKDRGIGSRGGDRNRIGPPPLPVALSSSTEFGDNALSSRWTSWLVPMFVVANVAVFVVAMFVNNCPNHFESHRLRGHCVAKFLGRLSFEPLRTNPLFGPSSHTLEKLGALEWSKVVEKKEGWRLLTCIWLHAGVIHLGANMLSLVFIGIRLEQQFGFVRIGVIYLLSGIGGSVLSSLFIRNSISVGASGALFGLLGSMLSELFTNWTIYSNKIAALLTLLFVILINLAIGILPHVDNFAHVGGFVTGFLLGFILLARPQFKWLAREHMPQGTPLRYKYKTYQYLLWLLSLVLLIAGFVVALLMLFRGENGNDHCRWCHYLRCVPTSSWRCDDV, via the exons ATGGCTGTCGGAGATGATGATCTGGAGAACAGAATGTCGGCGAAAGATCGAGGAATCGGAAGCAGAGGCGGTGATCGGAATCGAATCGGACCACCGCCTCTGCCGGTAGCCTTGTCGTCGTCTACTGAATTTGGCGATAACGCGTTGTCGTCGCGGTGGACGTCGTGGCTTGTTCCGATGTTCGTTGTGGCTAACGTTGCGGTTTTCGTCGTGGCGATGTTCGTTAATAACTGTCCGAATCATTTCGAGTCTCACCGTCTCAGAGGTCACTGTGTCGCCAAGTTTCTCGGTAGACTCTCCTTTGAGCCTCTCCGAACTAATCCTCTCTTTGGTCCATCTTCTCACAC ATTGGAGAAGTTAGGAGCACTTGAGTGGAGCAAAGTtgtggagaagaaggaaggttGGCGTCTCTTGACATGTATATGGTTACACGCGGGTGTTATTCATCTCGGAGCCAATATGTTAAGCCTTGTTTTCATTGGTATTCGTCTCGAGCAgcaatttggttttg TTAGAATCGGAGTTATATACCTATTATCAGGAATTGGAGGGAGTGTATTGTCGTCGTTGTTTATCAGAAACAGTATCTCTGTTGGAGCTTCTGGTGCTCTTTTTGGCCTCCTTGGCTCAATGCTCTCTGAACTTTTCACCAACTGGACAATCTACTCTAACAAG ATTGCTGCACTCCTGACGCTTTTGTTTGTCATCTTGATAAACTTGGCAATTGGGATTCTGCCTCACGTTGATAATTTTGCTCATGTGGGTGGATTTGTAACGGGGTTTCTCCTCGGTTTCATTCTGTTGGCTCGTCCCCAGTTTAAGTGGTTAGCAAGAGAGCATATGCCACAAGGCACACCTCTGAGATACAAGTACAAGACTTACCAATACCTATTGTGGCTCCTATCTTTGGTTCTATTGATTGCCGG GTTTGTGGTGGCGCTGTTGATGCTATTTCGAGGAGAAAACGGCAATGATCACTGCCGTTGGTGTCACTACCTGCGCTGTGTTCCCACCTCAAGTTGGAGGTGTGATGATGTCTGA
- a CDS encoding Bifunctional inhibitor/lipid-transfer protein/seed storage 2S albumin superfamily protein (Bifunctional inhibitor/lipid-transfer protein/seed storage 2S albumin superfamily protein; FUNCTIONS IN: lipid binding; INVOLVED IN: lipid transport; LOCATED IN: endomembrane system; EXPRESSED IN: leaf whorl, sepal, flower, seed; EXPRESSED DURING: petal differentiation and expansion stage, E expanded cotyledon stage; CONTAINS InterPro DOMAIN/s: Bifunctional inhibitor/plant lipid transfer protein/seed storage (InterPro:IPR016140), Plant lipid transfer protein/seed storage/trypsin-alpha amylase inhibitor (InterPro:IPR003612); BEST Arabidopsis thaliana protein match is: Bifunctional inhibitor/lipid-transfer protein/seed storage 2S albumin superfamily protein (TAIR:AT5G62080.1); Has 1807 Blast hits to 1807 proteins in 277 species: Archae - 0; Bacteria - 0; Metazoa - 736; Fungi - 347; Plants - 385; Viruses - 0; Other Eukaryotes - 339 (source: NCBI BLink).), with product MVSLKSLAAILVAMFLATGPTVLAQQCRDELSNVQVCAPLLLPGAVNPAANSNCCAALQATNKDCLCNALRAATTLTSLCNLPSFDCGISA from the exons ATGGTATCTCTAAAGTCCCTTGCTGCTATTCTCGTTGCCATGTTTCTTGCCACCGGACCTACGGTTCTAGCCCAGCAGTGCAGAGACGAACTGAGCAATGTGCAGGTGTGCGCGCCGCTGCTTCTGCCCGGTGCGGTCAATCCTGCCGCGAACTCAAATTGCTGCGCTGCCCTCCAAGCAACTAACAAAGATTGTCTATGTAACGCTCTTCGAGCAGCCACCACACTTACCTCTCTTTGTAACCTCCCCTCTTTTGATTGTG GCATAAGTGCCTAG
- the BAG3 gene encoding BCL-2-associated athanogene 3 (BCL-2-associated athanogene 3 (BAG3); INVOLVED IN: regulation of apoptosis, apoptosis; LOCATED IN: cellular_component unknown; EXPRESSED IN: 20 plant structures; EXPRESSED DURING: 10 growth stages; CONTAINS InterPro DOMAIN/s: Apoptosis regulator, Bcl-2 protein, BAG (InterPro:IPR003103), Ubiquitin supergroup (InterPro:IPR019955); BEST Arabidopsis thaliana protein match is: BCL-2-associated athanogene 2 (TAIR:AT5G62100.2); Has 1807 Blast hits to 1807 proteins in 277 species: Archae - 0; Bacteria - 0; Metazoa - 736; Fungi - 347; Plants - 385; Viruses - 0; Other Eukaryotes - 339 (source: NCBI BLink).), with the protein MMKMNTGTSPSVIGGGTSGNEWESRPGGMVVQRRTDQNSDVPRVFRVRVKYGSVYHEININSQSSFGELKKMLSDQVGLHHEDMKVLYKDKERDSKMFLDLCGVKDRSKLVVKEDPISQEKRLLAKRKNAAIEKASKSISDISFEVDRLAGQVSAFETVINKGGKVEEKSLVNLIEMLMNQLLRLDAIIADGDVKLMRKMQVQRVQKYVEALDLLKVKNSAKKVEVNKSVRHKPQTQTRFEQRDLLSFVEEEEEEPRNSNASSSSGTPAVVASKWEMFDSASTAKAAETVKPVPPRFKWEFFD; encoded by the exons atgatgaagatgaatacAGGAACATCGCCGTCGGTCATCGGCGGCGGGACTAGTGGTAATGAGTGGGAGTCTCGACCTGGAGGAATGGTTGTTCAACGTCGGACAGATCAGAACTCCGATGTGCCACGTGTCTTTCGTGTTCGGGTTAAATACGGGTCGGTTTATCACGAGATCAACATCAATTCCCAATCTTCCTTCG gagagttgaagaagatgttgtcTGATCAAGTGGGACTTCACCATGAAGACATGAAGGTTTTgtacaaagacaaagagagagattcaaagatgtttcttgatctttgtGGAGTTAAAGATCGGTCAAAGCTTGTTGTTAAAGAAGATCCAATTTCTCAGGAGAAACGTCTCCttgcaaaaaggaaaaacgCCGCCATTGAAAAAGCTTCTAAATCTATCTCTGATATTAGTTTCGAAGTCGACAGACTCGCCGGACAg GTGTCGGCGTTTGAGACGGTGATTAATAAAGGAGGTAAAGTTGAAGAGAAGAGTCTTGTGAATCTGATAGAGATGTTGATGAATCAGTTATTGAGACTTGATGCTATTATTGCTGATGGTGATGTCAAATTGATGAGGAAGATGCAG GTGCAAAGAGTTCAGAAGTACGTTGAGGCACTCGACCTCTTGAAAGTCAAAAACTCTGCCAAAAAAGTTGAAGTCAACAAGTCCGTCCGCCACAAACCGCAAACGCAAACGCGATTTGAGCAACGCGATTTGTTATCGTTtgtggaggaagaggaggaggagcctAGGAATTCCAATGCATCATCCTCATCAGGTACTCCGGCGGTTGTAGCTTCAAAATGGGAAATGTTTGATTCCGCATCGACGGCCAAGGCGGCTGAAACGGTTAAACCGGTCCCTCCGCGATTCAAATGGGAATTCTTCGATTAA
- a CDS encoding RING/U-box superfamily protein (RING/U-box superfamily protein; FUNCTIONS IN: zinc ion binding; CONTAINS InterPro DOMAIN/s: Zinc finger, RING-type (InterPro:IPR001841), Zinc finger, C3HC4 RING-type (InterPro:IPR018957); BEST Arabidopsis thaliana protein match is: RING/U-box superfamily protein (TAIR:AT5G52140.1); Has 35333 Blast hits to 34131 proteins in 2444 species: Archae - 798; Bacteria - 22429; Metazoa - 974; Fungi - 991; Plants - 531; Viruses - 0; Other Eukaryotes - 9610 (source: NCBI BLink).), which translates to MGDSQSSSGYNYFFGEADEITRKIEEYQRERGRVNNSPVHVLDNSPMITYHHQNQPTMSTHYYNPNSSEHYTSQDISRSGYHHQFQNQPNTRHRQCFKCWISWLMLMPRRLFVPRSIPTLMPYNDSPHSFSGYEHLEDESNQHSLDEIIERIEERERGNTSVGEGLTEGQISQLPTIKFKPSLEDKMCMICHSDYVRGDKLTILPCTHKYHKDCISHWLQNSKLCCVCQREVIV; encoded by the exons ATGGGAGATTCCCAAAGTTCTAGTGGATACAATTACTTTTTCGGAGAGGCTGATGAAATCACGAGGAAAATCGAGGAATATCAAAGAGAACGTGGTAGAGTCAATAATTCTCCAGTGCATGTGTTAGACAATTCTCCAATGATTacttatcatcatcaaaaccaaCCTACAATGTCTACACATTATTATAATCCCAATTCATCGGAACATTATACTTCACAAGACATTTCTCGTTCTGGTTATCATCATCAGTTTCAAAACCAACCAAACACTCGCCATAGGCAATGCTTCAAATGTTGGATATCGTGGCTAATGTTGATGCCAAGGCGGTTGTTCGTACCACGATCAATACCCACACTTATGCCTTATAACGATTCTCCACATTCATTCTCAGGATATG AACACTTGGAAGATGAATCAAACCAACATTCACTCGAT GAAATAATAGAGCGGATAGAAGAGCGTGAAAGAGGAAACACAAGTGTAGGTGAAGGATTAACAGAGGGACAAATTTCTCAATTACCTACCATCAAGTTTAAACCTTCTCTAGAAGATAAAAT GTGTATGATATGCCATTCAGATTATGTTCGCGGagataaattaacaattttacCCTGTACTCACAAATACCACAAAGATTGCATTAGTCATTGGCTCCAAAACAGTAAG CTTTGCTGCGTTTGCCAAAGAGAAGTGATTGTATAA
- the RBL3 gene encoding RHOMBOID-like protein 3 (RHOMBOID-like protein 3 (RBL3); FUNCTIONS IN: serine-type endopeptidase activity; LOCATED IN: integral to membrane; EXPRESSED IN: 24 plant structures; EXPRESSED DURING: 15 growth stages; CONTAINS InterPro DOMAIN/s: Peptidase S54, rhomboid (InterPro:IPR002610); BEST Arabidopsis thaliana protein match is: RHOMBOID-like 1 (TAIR:AT2G29050.1); Has 30201 Blast hits to 17322 proteins in 780 species: Archae - 12; Bacteria - 1396; Metazoa - 17338; Fungi - 3422; Plants - 5037; Viruses - 0; Other Eukaryotes - 2996 (source: NCBI BLink).), translated as MAVGDDDLENRMSAKDRGIGSRGGDRNRIGPPPLPVALSSSTEFGDNALSSRWTSWLVPMFVVANVAVFVVAMFVNNCPNHFESHRLRGHCVAKFLGRLSFEPLRTNPLFGPSSHTLEKLGALEWSKVVEKKEGWRLLTCIWLHAGVIHLGANMLSLVFIGIRLEQQFGFVRIGVIYLLSGIGGSVLSSLFIRNSISVGASGALFGLLGSMLSELFTNWTIYSNKFKWLAREHMPQGTPLRYKYKTYQYLLWLLSLVLLIAGFVVALLMLFRGENGNDHCRWCHYLRCVPTSSWRCDDV; from the exons ATGGCTGTCGGAGATGATGATCTGGAGAACAGAATGTCGGCGAAAGATCGAGGAATCGGAAGCAGAGGCGGTGATCGGAATCGAATCGGACCACCGCCTCTGCCGGTAGCCTTGTCGTCGTCTACTGAATTTGGCGATAACGCGTTGTCGTCGCGGTGGACGTCGTGGCTTGTTCCGATGTTCGTTGTGGCTAACGTTGCGGTTTTCGTCGTGGCGATGTTCGTTAATAACTGTCCGAATCATTTCGAGTCTCACCGTCTCAGAGGTCACTGTGTCGCCAAGTTTCTCGGTAGACTCTCCTTTGAGCCTCTCCGAACTAATCCTCTCTTTGGTCCATCTTCTCACAC ATTGGAGAAGTTAGGAGCACTTGAGTGGAGCAAAGTtgtggagaagaaggaaggttGGCGTCTCTTGACATGTATATGGTTACACGCGGGTGTTATTCATCTCGGAGCCAATATGTTAAGCCTTGTTTTCATTGGTATTCGTCTCGAGCAgcaatttggttttg TTAGAATCGGAGTTATATACCTATTATCAGGAATTGGAGGGAGTGTATTGTCGTCGTTGTTTATCAGAAACAGTATCTCTGTTGGAGCTTCTGGTGCTCTTTTTGGCCTCCTTGGCTCAATGCTCTCTGAACTTTTCACCAACTGGACAATCTACTCTAACAAG TTTAAGTGGTTAGCAAGAGAGCATATGCCACAAGGCACACCTCTGAGATACAAGTACAAGACTTACCAATACCTATTGTGGCTCCTATCTTTGGTTCTATTGATTGCCGG GTTTGTGGTGGCGCTGTTGATGCTATTTCGAGGAGAAAACGGCAATGATCACTGCCGTTGGTGTCACTACCTGCGCTGTGTTCCCACCTCAAGTTGGAGGTGTGATGATGTCTGA